In the genome of Arabidopsis thaliana chromosome 4, partial sequence, the window gaattTAAGAGTTGCAACTTGCAAGTGAATAACTTAAAACCGACAAAGTTTGTagttttttgttgtgattaAAAACTTCTCTAATTGagtaaaactcttaaaaacaacaaattacaTTCAATTTCTTCAGCGTGTGTGAcacaaaattagaatttttttctatcgaaaaccctaatttcaatctttttctaacttctaaTGGAAACCATAATTTCAACCTTAATACGAAAATTACATGAAATTTTCATACATAAAACCCTAATATCAATCTTTGGTTCCAGTCATCGATCGTAGAGCTCCGTCCGACACAGGGGACAAGTGTTTTTACGCATGAACCACTCCAAGAGACAGGGATTGTGGAAGACATGAGAACAAGTCATGCGTGTGAGGTCGCTAGGTTTTGGACCGGAGACTAGATTCTCAAGACAGATTGAACAAGACTCTGTTTCCATCTTCAAACTCTTCAATTCCTCTGCTTTTATCCTTCCTAGTAGAACTATCCTCAAAGATTTCTTGTTGTTTGACGTTACCGAGACAGTCCGGTAAGTAACTGTGACGACCACGGTGATGGTAAAACCGTTTCGTCCAAAACCTAAGTCGATAGCCGCCGTTGAGATCTCTGAGGCTAGGTCATCACACAACCAATGGTGGCTAGCGAATCGGGTACGGAGAAGTGATCGGATGTGGTCGTGACTAGAACTACTGAGATTGATAGTGTCGAGACAAGATAGAGTAGCCGGAGTGGACCGGCGGGTTTGGTGATCGGTTGTTTGGTTTACAAAGATCTCTTCAGATTTGGTATCGATCTCAACGATGACTGAGTTTGCATGTGATGGAGAAGAGAGTTTCCTTTGAAGATTGGTGAAGCGAAATTCCACTTTGCGAGAATTCATGTTTTGAAACggaaagagaaacagagaagtagaagaagaagacttggcAAATCGTAGTGACTAGCGAGAGCAAATTGAGAGAGGAGAGAATTTGTGAAGCTTTAGGGTTACGTAGTGAGGATATATATACGCGTCTTCAACGTTCAGATATTTTAGGTtctagtttcctttttttctctgtcacctaacaatttcctttttttttaagaagtttccttttttcctttttaacagTTTTATTTGTAGAGTTTGATTTGAAGGGGTTTTggttattacttattagttTAAGACTTAGCAATAATTATTGGTAAGTTTTTAGTGGGttcttaaattaatttgagaataaaattaaatgctaAAGGATGTATTAACTTAAGAGGGCCTCTTATACAAGAGGCGAAAAATGATGGTAAGAGACGATGATGTGGCAAACTATGTGTGGGCCATGGGAAAATACAAACTTCATTCTACGAAGACTAATATCTTAAGATGTgcaatgaaaacaaatcaaaatccttGAAAGGCTTAAAGCCACAGAAAAGTAAATCAAACTAGTTTCAATACCTCTATGTCAAGAACTCAATGCAATCCAGAGACTTAAAAATCATACTTTTGTTGGCGACTTGATTAGATTCTGCTGGGATAATAAGCTCTGACTGCAAATTGAGGACGAATACTTTATTGAGCAACACATGTACTTCCAAATTGTATTATAGCCATATTTAGCTCAATACACTCCCTGTAACACAATATAAGTAGGTCTCAGCCTCAAAGTCTAGCTTTTTAACTCTAAAAATGCAGAAagcaatcatttttttctcaaaaatttgttttgattatgaaCTCTTAAATACCAATTATGAATCTCTTTTATATCTTTGTGTCAATACACCAAACACCACCAATTACTTCATCGCATATATTCCTTCTCTCCACAAAACCacacataaaccaaaatcatatctttttttttttaagaatccTAACTTAATATACTATCATTGAGGATGACTAAACTTAAAAATCTTACCCAAACTCTTAActaccaaattttcaaaatctattCCTAAATTATTGCTAAGAGCCATTGTTAATAACCTCCCATTAATGATGGTCCAATGATCTTATTTAAAACCCTTAAAAGCACAAAATTACATTCAATTTCTGGAAGCACAGAGcgaatgaaacaaaattagatttgaaaccttaataaacaaaatcacataaaATTTCCCCAATATAGAGCGTACGTGTGACACAAGTTATGCAATCAGTAgatgaaaccctaatactttCAATTCTTAGAACAAGTCATGCGTGGGAGATCGCTAGGTTTCGGACTGGAGAGATCGTGGAAACAGATGGAACACGACTCTGTTTCCATGTTCGAACTCTTTAATTCCTCTGCTTTTATCCTCTCTAGTAGAACCATTCTCAATGATTTCTGTGTCGTTTGAAGTAACGGAGACGGTCCGGTTAGTAACTGTGACGACCACGGTGAAGGTAAAGCCGTTTCGTCCAAAACCTAAGTTGATTGCCTCCGTCGCGATCTCTGGGGCTAAGATATCACACAAAAAATGGTAGCTAACGAACCGACTACGGAGAAGTGATCGGATGTGGTGGTGACTAGAACTACAGAGATTGATAGTATCGAAAAAAGATGGTGAAGCCGGAGTGGACCGGCTGGTTTGGTGACCGGTTGTTGGGTTTACAAAGATCTCTTCAGATTTGGTTTCGATGAAAACGAGAACTGAGTTTGGTTGTGATGGAGAGAGTTTCCTTTGGTTGATGAAGCGTAATTCCACTTTGCAATATTTCATGTTTtgaaacgaaaagaaaaacagagaagagattcaaacagagaagaagacgacttCGCAAATCGTAATGAGAGAaaattgagagagaagagaattgtGAATAGCTTTAGGGTTACGTAGTATAGTCACATATTTCAGGTTCTAGTGtccttttttcttgtcatcaaacaaatttccttttctttaagaagtttccttttttccatGTGTTTTGGGTCGATAATTTACTAAATATTGGAGACAATGTTAATTCCAGGTGGATATATGTTACTTATTTCTTTTAACTGATTCTCGATTAATTTTAAGAGTAGTACGTAAAATAgatctttatatttttggcaACCGATATTAATTAGAATTCAAAATAGTTAATcccaaaaaatattgtttacatatatgGTATAATACGGTTTGATACGAATCTTTCGTGCTAAATTATCTACTTTTACATTTGCActatgaaaaattaaaaataaagaaaagtttgtGCATTTTTCTGCAAttattccaaatatattaaaaatatggGTAATTCGGTTGGGAAAGACAGAtcaataaaatgaaagaaattatatcaaaatccaaatattCTTGGAAATTGATTCATACCGAAATCTAATCAAAACATATGTGAAAATAGATGTTGATGAGTCACATGATGACCATTAATTATTACATACTTTACGTCGTTAACTGAGAATGACTGCTACAATCACGGACCATTCACGGCGTCAACGTTGACAGGCAGTTGATATAGGAGACTCTGTTATCTCGCCGTTATATAATTCCTATCGAAAAtcagagcaaaaaaaaataaaaaagattaattgCAAAGTTGTTCGTGAAGAGCAAAAGCGaaattaaatacataaattcGATCGGATGTTGAAAATCTCCGATCGGCGATGAAAGGCGTCTCTTCGACGCCCGGAGATTACGTCTACTTTAAATCTCAGGTTCCTCTTCACAAGATTCCcgtatgtttcttcttcctctctctctctttgactTTTGATGAATTTTCGATTCTGCATTCTATTCGGCTACTAAATTAGGTTTAATCTCGAGCTTTtgaggttttgatttttgtttttttttttgttgattttcgaTTAATCTCATGTGGGTTTTAATCGTTTGGGTTTATGCAGAATTTTTTGTGTGAGTAGTTCTATCGTAAATGGGTTTATCCTGCTGAGTTTGGGTTCAAATTTTATGCttagaattttaatttttgggttCTTGTCTAAAAGCAAGAACTTGGTAGTCTTTAGTTTAGTGATGGGTATTCTCcatttttgatctttttaacTTCTGTAGATTCTTTTAGTGTTGCTTTTGATTTGATCTATGAGTAGCCTGTGACACACTTAGTGAtttgtctttgtttatgtTCGCATATTTAGTTCTTAGCTCTACTAATCCCAAGCAACTATTGAATGGCTCTATAGATGTAATGTTTGTTCGGGTTGTGTTGCTTAGAGTTTGGAAAACTGTGATTTGTTAAGCATTTGTACATGTATGTCCACTGTTTCAAGCTTCGGAATgaaagatttcattttttttgttttttcttggaatGTCATTTGCTCAGAGCATAAACAATCTTATAAATATCTAGCTTTATGTGCATGCTAACTGCAGATTGGGACAAAGCAATGGCGTTACTATGACTTTGGTCCAAAGACTGTTCCTCCGCTCATATGTATTCCTGGAATTGCAGGAACTGCAGATGTTTACTATAAACAGATTATGGCACTCTCTATGAAGGTTTGTCAAGTTCTAGTCTTTCAACAGTTATCTGCAAACAATCTTTTCTTAATCACAGGTAGCTTTAAACATTTGTTAGGATATGGTAACTTAGATGCTTATGTGTTGATGTGATCCTTGGGGACTGATTAGATATCTCCAAAAATGTTGAACTTATGTTGTTAAATCTGCAATTCCAGGGTTATCGGGTAATCTCAGTTGATATTCCACGGGTTTGGAATTATCATGAGTGGATTCAAGCATTTGAGAAGTTCTTGGACACCATTGATGTTCATCACGTAAGATCTCTTTAAGTTACAAATCACCATCTAAGttcctaaatttttttattggtgcGGAAATATATGGCATTGTAAGTGATTGTACTTGACCATTCTTAATAGGTGCATCTCTACGGTACTTCCCTTGGAGGCTTCTTAGCACAACTCTTTGCTCATCACCGTCCAAGGCGGGTTAAATCATTAGTTCTATCAAATACATATTTGGATACTCGTACTTTTGCTACTGCAATGCCATGGGCTCCTTTGTATGTCTCTCTTATACGATTattccttctttatttttattgtttgtgcCTAAGTATTTGTACTGACTCTCAACGCTTTTCGTGATGCTCTGTGCAGTGTCAGTTGGACCCCTTCTTTTTTGCTTAAACGATACGTCTTAACAGGAATTCGTGACGGACCTCATGAACCCTTTATAGCTGACTCTGTCGACTTTGCTGTTTCTCAGGTTGCTATCCTGATTATTT includes:
- a CDS encoding RING/U-box superfamily protein (RING/U-box superfamily protein; FUNCTIONS IN: zinc ion binding; CONTAINS InterPro DOMAIN/s: Zinc finger, RING-type (InterPro:IPR001841), Zinc finger, C3HC4 RING-type (InterPro:IPR018957); BEST Arabidopsis thaliana protein match is: RING/U-box superfamily protein (TAIR:AT4G05350.1); Has 6768 Blast hits to 6717 proteins in 267 species: Archae - 0; Bacteria - 4; Metazoa - 1909; Fungi - 654; Plants - 3048; Viruses - 23; Other Eukaryotes - 1130 (source: NCBI BLink).), which gives rise to MNSRKVEFRFTNLQRKLSSPSHANSVIVEIDTKSEEIFVNQTTDHQTRRSTPATLSCLDTINLSSSSHDHIRSLLRTRFASHHWLCDDLASEISTAAIDLGFGRNGFTITVVVTVTYRTVSVTSNNKKSLRIVLLGRIKAEELKSLKMETESCSICLENLVSGPKPSDLTRMTCSHVFHNPCLLEWFMRKNTCPLCRTELYDR
- a CDS encoding uncharacterized protein (BEST Arabidopsis thaliana protein match is: RING/U-box superfamily protein (TAIR:AT4G12210.1); Has 24 Blast hits to 21 proteins in 2 species: Archae - 0; Bacteria - 0; Metazoa - 0; Fungi - 0; Plants - 24; Viruses - 0; Other Eukaryotes - 0 (source: NCBI BLink).), with the protein product MKYCKVELRFINQRKLSPSQPNSVLVFIETKSEEIFVNPTTGHQTSRSTPASPSFFDTINLCSSSHHHIRSLLRSRFVSYHFLCDILAPEIATEAINLGFGRNGFTFTVVVTVTNRTVSVTSNDTEIIENGSTREDKSRGIKEFEHGNRVVFHLFPRSLQSET